One Nostoc sp. UHCC 0302 DNA window includes the following coding sequences:
- a CDS encoding ATP-binding protein, with protein sequence MTTVTSLEYYIAVNSLKKEVNNNLISIAESKANQLEVYLKEKQKNAVVIAKIPNISDALEQYQETFKKYGIKSFAYQKIDDKYRPFLTNCLETFGYSNIFLISESGDVVFSVKRDQKIGSNYYKGTYKHSELAKVFDRAKTLMQVEISSFSYYPATNEPAAFIASPIFKNNLIVGVVVLQLNNQEFNKVVNDYTGLGKNGETIVGSIVKERIVFTSPTRHDPKAAFQRYVNIGKQKLDPLNQAAHGIKGIGITIDYRGQKTIAAWRYLPSLNGGLLVKMDMAEVFASLETLKSIVIFLLLITLLLVIFAAIVVAKSISKPVVELTQVVQEFAKGNLNKQAPVLTRDEIGQLAQSFNSMAAQLEESFKTIKLREQELATAKGQLEVVLAQLLQEAQQLAGQLVQSEKMSTLGQLVAGVAHEINNPVNFIYANINPANEYIQDLLRLLQLYQEHYPNPDPEIQNVANAIDVDFLVADLPKLLASMKIGATRITEIVLSLRNFSRLDEAEMKAVNIHEGIDSTLMILGTRLKATSKRSAIEVVKTYGDIPLVECYVGQLNQVFMNILANAIDAIEESLNVNAPVLEASNKSTSLVKNKEIDNMHSLPTSEILPSKTEGKRGQIRIHTELTADELVIIRIADDALGIPEHLQKRLFDPFFTTKPAGKGTGLGLSISYKIITEKHQGKLECISSPGNGTEFIITIPLYQHT encoded by the coding sequence ATGACTACGGTTACCTCTCTAGAGTATTATATTGCAGTTAATTCTCTAAAAAAAGAAGTTAATAATAATCTAATTTCTATTGCCGAGAGCAAAGCAAATCAACTTGAAGTTTATCTAAAAGAAAAGCAAAAAAACGCGGTAGTTATTGCCAAAATACCTAATATATCTGATGCTTTAGAACAGTACCAAGAAACTTTTAAAAAGTATGGGATTAAATCATTTGCTTATCAAAAAATAGATGATAAATATAGACCATTTTTAACTAATTGTTTAGAAACGTTTGGCTATTCTAATATCTTTTTAATATCTGAATCCGGCGATGTTGTTTTTTCTGTAAAACGCGATCAAAAAATTGGTTCAAATTATTATAAAGGAACTTATAAACATTCTGAATTGGCAAAAGTATTTGATAGAGCTAAAACATTGATGCAAGTTGAAATATCTAGTTTTAGCTATTATCCAGCGACAAATGAACCTGCCGCTTTTATCGCATCTCCCATTTTCAAAAATAATCTAATTGTCGGTGTTGTAGTTTTGCAACTAAATAATCAAGAGTTTAATAAAGTAGTCAACGATTATACTGGTTTGGGAAAAAATGGTGAAACGATTGTAGGCTCCATAGTTAAGGAACGCATAGTCTTTACGTCTCCAACACGTCATGACCCAAAAGCTGCCTTTCAAAGATATGTCAACATTGGCAAGCAGAAATTAGACCCACTTAATCAAGCGGCTCATGGTATTAAAGGAATTGGTATTACTATTGATTATCGCGGTCAAAAAACTATTGCTGCCTGGAGATATTTACCTTCCTTAAATGGGGGTCTTTTAGTAAAAATGGATATGGCAGAAGTTTTTGCTTCTTTAGAAACTCTAAAAAGTATTGTTATTTTTCTATTACTAATTACACTTTTACTTGTTATATTTGCAGCTATTGTAGTTGCCAAATCCATTTCTAAGCCAGTTGTTGAACTTACTCAAGTTGTTCAAGAATTTGCTAAAGGAAATTTGAATAAACAAGCACCAGTTCTGACTCGTGATGAAATCGGTCAATTGGCACAGTCATTTAACTCTATGGCAGCACAACTCGAAGAATCTTTTAAAACTATCAAACTACGAGAGCAGGAATTAGCTACTGCTAAAGGACAACTAGAAGTAGTTTTAGCACAATTGTTACAAGAGGCACAACAACTAGCTGGTCAACTAGTGCAGAGTGAAAAAATGTCTACCTTGGGTCAGTTAGTAGCTGGTGTAGCACACGAAATTAACAACCCTGTTAACTTTATTTATGCCAATATCAATCCTGCCAATGAATATATTCAAGATTTACTTAGGCTGTTACAACTTTACCAGGAGCATTATCCCAATCCAGATCCAGAAATTCAAAATGTGGCAAACGCAATAGATGTAGATTTCTTAGTTGCAGACCTCCCTAAACTATTAGCTTCGATGAAAATTGGTGCTACAAGAATTACAGAAATTGTGCTATCTCTGCGAAATTTTTCTCGTTTGGATGAGGCAGAAATGAAAGCAGTAAATATCCATGAAGGTATCGATAGCACACTGATGATTTTGGGAACTCGTCTTAAAGCTACATCTAAGCGTTCAGCAATTGAAGTTGTCAAAACATATGGTGACATACCACTAGTTGAGTGTTACGTTGGACAACTGAATCAGGTTTTTATGAATATCTTGGCTAATGCAATTGATGCCATAGAAGAATCATTAAATGTTAATGCTCCCGTGCTGGAAGCTTCTAATAAGTCTACCTCATTAGTAAAAAATAAAGAGATAGATAACATGCACAGCCTACCCACCTCAGAAATTCTCCCATCGAAGACCGAAGGCAAACGGGGACAAATTCGCATTCATACTGAACTTACTGCTGATGAATTGGTAATTATTCGCATCGCTGATGATGCTCTTGGCATTCCAGAGCATTTACAAAAACGATTGTTTGATCCTTTTTTTACTACTAAACCCGCAGGCAAAGGTACAGGTTTAGGTTTATCCATTAGTTATAAAATTATTACTGAAAAACATCAAGGAAAATTGGAGTGTATTTCCTCGCCTGGTAATGGTACAGAATTTATAATTACGATTCCTTTATATCAACATACCTAA
- a CDS encoding Hsp20/alpha crystallin family protein — translation MLVRYNPWQDLNALERQINRLFEDTRVPSTLLQKGRARVPAVELQESEDTIYLKLELPGIEEKDLDIQVTEKAVSISGERKSETKTEDKSVTKTELSYGRFQRIIPLSARIRNTDVTAEYKNGILNLTLPKAETEKNKVVKVNLTKSSV, via the coding sequence ATGCTAGTTCGTTACAACCCCTGGCAAGACCTGAATGCTTTAGAACGTCAAATCAATCGCTTATTTGAGGATACTAGAGTACCATCTACATTATTGCAAAAAGGCAGGGCAAGAGTGCCTGCTGTTGAGTTACAAGAGAGCGAAGATACTATTTATCTCAAGCTAGAACTGCCAGGAATAGAAGAGAAAGACTTGGATATTCAAGTTACAGAAAAGGCTGTTTCTATTAGCGGTGAGCGTAAATCGGAAACTAAGACGGAAGACAAAAGTGTTACTAAAACCGAACTCAGCTACGGTAGGTTCCAACGTATAATTCCTTTATCTGCTCGGATTAGAAATACTGATGTTACCGCAGAATACAAAAACGGTATTTTGAATTTGACACTGCCAAAAGCTGAGACAGAAAAGAATAAAGTTGTTAAAGTCAATTTGACTAAATCTAGTGTCTAA